The Bradyrhizobium betae genomic interval TCCGCGTCCATCCCGTCGGTCGCGAGCCATTGCGGGATGTAGACGCTGCAGAGCCGCTCGACGTCGGTGAAGACCTTGTCGCAGCCGGTGCCGGCGACGGGGCATGAGGTCGAGAACGCATCCCCGACCAGCACGAGGCCAGGCTGGCCGCTTGCGTCGTTCACGTAGAGATCGACCGGGCGAATCTTCAGCTCGCCGGGGATATCGAATGCGCCGGTGATGCGCTTGAGCCGGGGCAGGGCGGCGTCCAGCGTCTCGGCGGGGGCACTGCGCAGCTCGCGCAGCCAGGGATCGTCGAAGTCGCGATAGACGAACAGATTGGCCCGCATCCGCGTGCCGATCGGAAACAGCGTGATGTAGGGGATACGGTCGCTCGGCCGCTCCGAGAAGTAGGTCAGGGCCGGGAAATCGAACGAACTCCGCCCGGCCGGGGCGATGTCGAATCCAATTGAGATCGAGTGGCAGGCGCTGATGACGTCCCGCGCGATACCGAGCTGGTGGCGCAGGCCGACATTGAGGCCGTTGGCGAGCACGACCAGGCGGGCCGAGATGGTCTCGTCATTGGAGAGCGTGACCCTTTGCCGCTCCGGTCTTGTCTCGATCGATATCGCCTTGGCGCAGATTCGCTCGACCGTGGCAGGGATCTCGTCGCGGACCGCATTAACGAGGGAATCGTAGAGGATGTTGAACTGACGGCTCGGCGCCTTGTCGAGCAGGCGGCCGAATCGCGCGATCCAGTTCTCGCCGGCGAAGGTTGCCCGGCGCAGCACCGATTCTCCGATTCCGGTCTTCAGGAATCGCTCGACCTGGGCTTGGCCGCTGAGTTTTTCGACTCGAAAGTCCGCCGGATAGCTCTCATGCGGATCAATCAGCACCGCCGAAATGCCGGCGCGGCCGAGCATTGCGGCGGCGGTGGAACCGGACAATCCTCCGCCGATGATGGCAATGTCGGTATAGCGCATGGCGTGAATCTCTGCCGGAGGCGGCAGATTGCGCATCAACAGACAAGAAAGCCTTAGCGAGGGTTATAAAAGTATATTTCATCCGGGTTAAAATGAAGCGAGGTGGCGGAACTGGCGTACCGTTCCCATATACGGGGAGGCGTGATCAGTGCGGCGAACGGGCAAATTCCATAGGCGCGAGAAGCGCTTTGTGACTGTCGTTTCGCCTTGACTTGATCGATTCCCACTTATAGAAAGCGCCTCACTTAACGACAGGCGGTGAGCATCGCCAACGTCGGAACGGGCCACCTGTTGATCCCCCGGGATCGGATCCCAAGGGATCGCTGAAGACAGGCACCAACCTCGACGAATGCCGCTCAAACGCTGTCGATCATAGCTAGGCAATGCCAGTGCGATTTTAGTTCTCATGAGCTCGCTCTCTTGAGATCAAACTCGGATGCATGACCTCGGTGCGCAGGCCACGGCTCTCTGCCGATTGGCCTGAAAACTGCGGTCCTCTGTGGCGTCGTAACGCTTTCCGCTCAGTGATGGAGTGGTTGGCGCAATTTCGCTTTGTGCGGTTTGTTCCGCACGGGGCGGCCTCGTCGGGCAGGGAGCTCGAAAGAATTTGCGGGCCCGAAAGGGGCCGCGGCAGAAAAAGGGTGAAGGCCAGAATGCCGACGATCAACCAGCTGATCGCTCAACCGCGGGAAGTGCAGAAGTCGCGCAAGAAGGTGCCGGCGCTGCAGCAGTCGCCGCAGAAGCGTGGTGTTTGCACGCGCGTCTACACCACGACCCCGAAGAAGCCGAACTCGGCGCTTCGTAAGGTTGCCAAGGTGCGCCTGACCAACGGCTTCGAGGTGATCGGTTACATCCCCGGCGAGGGCCATAACCTCCAGGAGCACTCGGTGGTCATGATCCGCGGCGGCCGCGTCAAGGATTTGCCCGGCGTGCGCTACCACATCCTCCGCGGCGTTCTGGATACCCAGGGCGTCAAGAACCGTAAGCAGCGTCGTTCGAAGTACGGCGCCAAGCGTCCGAAGTAAGCGGGAACCAGCTCCATGTCTCGTCGCCACTCAGCGGAAAAGCGCGAAGTTCTCCCGGATCCGAAGTTCGGGAACATCATCGTCACGAAGTTCATGAACTCGGTGATGTACGCCGGCAAGAAGTCGGTCGCCGAAGGCATCGTCTACGGTGCGTTCGGTCTCATCGAAGCCAAGACCAAGCAGAGCCCGCTCGGCGTGTTCGAGCAGGCGCTCGAGAACGTCATGCCGACGATCGAGGTTCGCTCCCGCCGCGTCGGCGGCGCGACCTACCAGGTTCCGGTCGAGGTTCGCTCGGTTCGCCGTCAGGCGCTGGGCATCCGCTGGCTGATCTCGGCTGCGCGCGAGCGCAACGAGAAGACGATGACCGAGCGGCTCTCTGCCGAGCTCCTGGATGCGTCGAACAATCGTG includes:
- the rpsL gene encoding 30S ribosomal protein S12, which encodes MPTINQLIAQPREVQKSRKKVPALQQSPQKRGVCTRVYTTTPKKPNSALRKVAKVRLTNGFEVIGYIPGEGHNLQEHSVVMIRGGRVKDLPGVRYHILRGVLDTQGVKNRKQRRSKYGAKRPK
- the rpsG gene encoding 30S ribosomal protein S7, which encodes MSRRHSAEKREVLPDPKFGNIIVTKFMNSVMYAGKKSVAEGIVYGAFGLIEAKTKQSPLGVFEQALENVMPTIEVRSRRVGGATYQVPVEVRSVRRQALGIRWLISAARERNEKTMTERLSAELLDASNNRGNAVKKREDVHRMAEANRAFSHYRW
- a CDS encoding FAD-dependent oxidoreductase produces the protein MRYTDIAIIGGGLSGSTAAAMLGRAGISAVLIDPHESYPADFRVEKLSGQAQVERFLKTGIGESVLRRATFAGENWIARFGRLLDKAPSRQFNILYDSLVNAVRDEIPATVERICAKAISIETRPERQRVTLSNDETISARLVVLANGLNVGLRHQLGIARDVISACHSISIGFDIAPAGRSSFDFPALTYFSERPSDRIPYITLFPIGTRMRANLFVYRDFDDPWLRELRSAPAETLDAALPRLKRITGAFDIPGELKIRPVDLYVNDASGQPGLVLVGDAFSTSCPVAGTGCDKVFTDVERLCSVYIPQWLATDGMDADKIAAFYADPVKRDCDDWAAAKAFDFRSVSIGTSPYWTAQRWARFIAWSVQGLVRPLGGAFDLEPNFLGHSSSSSSSSSSSRSSSSSSLSSSA